The following proteins are encoded in a genomic region of Acidobacteriota bacterium:
- a CDS encoding patatin-like phospholipase family protein, protein MDDLREGDELDCRHLLWPNPARLALALSGGGARAAYQVGFLRFLASRFPDFSPDILTGVSAGAINAAYLAAHPGTFRDRLDALANLWASLSVEDVFRVDLVCLALNIARWGTRLLSGGSRHAPRARSLVDTDPLRQLLAGALGAENGILTGVDHNIADGSLKAVALTASSYATGQSVTWVRGCGIELWERSDRKSINGPVTVEHVMASAALPLVFPAVQIAGAWYGDGGVGLTAPLSPAVHLGADRILAISTRASREGPNPTDIEEYPPPAQVAGVLLDAIFLDLLDADAQRLQRINLLVDALPEGGRASLRHVDLQVLRPSQDLGRLAREYEPRLPPAFRFLTRGLGTRELRSSSMLSLIMFQPDYLKRLLDLGEADARARAGELGALLKAA, encoded by the coding sequence ATGGACGACCTTCGCGAGGGCGACGAATTGGACTGCCGTCACCTGTTGTGGCCGAATCCGGCGCGGCTGGCGCTCGCCCTGAGCGGCGGCGGCGCCAGGGCCGCCTACCAGGTCGGATTCCTCCGCTTCCTGGCCAGCCGGTTTCCCGACTTCTCTCCTGACATTCTCACGGGTGTGAGCGCGGGAGCGATCAACGCCGCCTATCTCGCGGCCCATCCGGGCACCTTCCGTGACCGGCTCGATGCGCTCGCGAACCTGTGGGCCAGCCTCAGTGTCGAGGATGTCTTTCGCGTGGACCTCGTGTGCCTCGCCCTCAATATCGCCCGTTGGGGCACACGCCTGCTGTCAGGCGGCAGTCGGCACGCGCCGCGTGCGCGAAGCCTGGTCGACACGGACCCTCTGCGACAGCTTCTGGCGGGCGCGCTTGGTGCCGAGAACGGCATACTGACAGGTGTCGACCACAACATCGCCGACGGCTCCTTGAAAGCCGTCGCGCTGACGGCGTCCAGCTATGCCACCGGCCAGTCGGTCACGTGGGTGCGAGGCTGCGGGATCGAGTTGTGGGAGCGTTCGGATCGCAAGAGCATCAACGGTCCGGTCACCGTTGAGCACGTCATGGCGTCCGCTGCGCTGCCGCTGGTGTTTCCGGCAGTCCAGATCGCTGGCGCGTGGTACGGGGACGGTGGCGTCGGTCTGACGGCGCCGCTGTCGCCGGCGGTCCACCTCGGCGCGGATCGGATTCTCGCGATTTCGACCCGCGCGTCGCGTGAGGGGCCGAATCCGACAGACATCGAGGAATATCCGCCACCAGCCCAGGTGGCTGGTGTGCTTCTGGATGCCATCTTTCTCGACCTGCTCGACGCTGACGCGCAACGCCTGCAGCGCATCAATCTTCTCGTCGACGCGCTGCCCGAGGGCGGGCGCGCGTCGCTGCGGCACGTGGACCTGCAGGTCCTGCGTCCGTCTCAGGACCTTGGACGTCTCGCCCGCGAGTACGAACCGCGGCTTCCTCCGGCCTTTCGGTTTCTCACACGCGGCCTCGGGACCCGCGAGCTGCGCTCGAGCAGCATGTTGAGCCTGATCATGTTTCAGCCCGACTACCTCAAGCGGCTGCTCGACCTTGGCGAAGCCGACGCACGGGCACGCGCGGGCGAGCTCGGGGCGCTGCTCAAGGCAGCCTGA
- a CDS encoding sigma-54-dependent Fis family transcriptional regulator: GELRRVGDTRSKRIDVRVVAATNRSLVDECGRGRFRRDLYFRLAVARTPILPLRERPDDIEALIEYFLLLGQSERSTGKRVLGINRAALALLKSHSWPGNVRELRNVIAYAASMSDGDEITEDAVVSALACKPGVEKTRGDTMAKRTLSALAENQWNRTRTARLLGINRSTLWRRLRKYGVE, translated from the coding sequence ATGGCGAACTCCGTCGGGTTGGGGATACGCGGAGCAAACGGATCGACGTCCGGGTAGTCGCGGCGACCAACCGTTCCCTCGTCGACGAATGCGGCCGAGGTCGTTTCCGCCGCGATCTGTACTTCAGGCTTGCGGTCGCCAGAACGCCTATCCTCCCGCTGCGTGAACGTCCAGATGACATTGAAGCCCTCATAGAATACTTCTTGCTTCTGGGCCAATCCGAAAGGTCGACGGGCAAGCGAGTCCTTGGGATAAACCGCGCGGCACTCGCCTTACTGAAAAGCCATTCTTGGCCGGGGAACGTTCGTGAGCTCAGAAATGTCATTGCATATGCAGCGTCGATGAGTGATGGAGACGAGATTACCGAAGATGCGGTGGTCTCGGCATTGGCGTGCAAGCCGGGTGTCGAAAAAACACGAGGTGACACCATGGCGAAGCGAACCCTGAGCGCGCTCGCGGAGAATCAATGGAATCGCACCCGTACCGCGAGGCTCCTCGGGATAAATCGGTCGACCCTTTGGCGGCGGCTTCGCAAGTATGGTGTCGAATGA
- a CDS encoding OmpA family protein: MRNYQAAVAKLGGKTVYEDTARTTMRIAKDGKDIWIEVAPVNAGMNYHLYIVEREAMKQDVVGNAEALGSGLAATGHVEVPGIFFDTGKAELKPESEAALAEVVKLLQASAALRVWVVGHTDNVGTVDANVALSSARAASVVKALQRKGVDPKRLAPHGAGPYAPVASNATEDGRAKNRRVELVAQ, translated from the coding sequence ATGCGGAACTACCAGGCCGCCGTGGCGAAACTCGGGGGCAAGACCGTCTACGAGGACACCGCTCGCACGACGATGCGGATCGCCAAGGACGGCAAGGACATCTGGATTGAAGTCGCCCCGGTCAACGCCGGCATGAACTACCACCTGTACATCGTCGAGCGGGAAGCGATGAAGCAGGACGTCGTCGGGAATGCCGAGGCGCTCGGAAGCGGTCTGGCGGCGACCGGGCACGTCGAGGTGCCCGGGATCTTCTTCGACACGGGCAAGGCCGAGCTGAAGCCCGAGTCCGAAGCGGCGCTCGCCGAGGTGGTGAAGCTGCTGCAGGCCAGCGCGGCGCTTCGCGTGTGGGTCGTCGGGCACACCGACAACGTCGGCACGGTCGACGCGAACGTCGCGCTCTCGAGCGCCCGCGCGGCGTCGGTCGTCAAGGCGCTCCAGCGGAAGGGCGTCGATCCGAAGCGGCTCGCGCCGCACGGTGCCGGCCCGTACGCGCCGGTGGCGAGCAACGCCACGGAGGACGGCCGCGCGAAGAACCGGCGCGTGGAGCTGGTCGCGCAGTAA